From [Clostridium] symbiosum, a single genomic window includes:
- a CDS encoding VOC family protein, with amino-acid sequence MLVKVDHIDLRVTEFDETIAMFEKLGLAVKRSMPQRNSVEMALPGENQVVFEIHKVQDGAFTGIHHIAFKSEGENDDVECLKAKGIEFKSEKKKIADTGRTVSSFSDGNGLTWQLTD; translated from the coding sequence ATGTTAGTTAAAGTGGACCATATTGATCTCAGGGTAACGGAGTTTGATGAAACGATAGCCATGTTTGAAAAACTGGGTCTGGCGGTGAAGCGCAGCATGCCGCAGAGAAACTCGGTGGAAATGGCGCTTCCCGGGGAAAATCAGGTGGTTTTTGAGATACATAAAGTGCAGGACGGCGCATTTACCGGTATCCACCATATCGCTTTTAAGAGTGAAGGGGAGAACGATGATGTGGAGTGCCTGAAAGCGAAGGGGATTGAGTTTAAGAGTGAAAAAAAGAAGATAGCAGATACCGGGCGGACCGTCAGCAGTTTTTCGGACGGCAACGGGCTGACGTGGCAGCTGACCGATTAA
- the nuoF gene encoding NADH-quinone oxidoreductase subunit NuoF: MYRSHVLVCGGTGCTSSGSQQIMETLKAEIDKNGLSEEVCVVQTGCHGLCALGPIMIVYPDATFYAMVKNEDIPEIVTEHLLKGRIVTRLLYSETVTPAGIKALTDTDFYKKQHRIALRNCGIINPEIIEEYIGTGGYEALGKVLTEMTPDDVIDTLLASGLRGRGGAGFPTGLKWKLAKANDADQKYVCCNADEGDPGAFMDRSVLEGDPHAVLEAMAIAGYAIGATQGYIYVRAEYPIAVQRLKIAIAQAREMELLGNDIFGTGFSFDIDLRLGAGAFVCGEETALMTSIEGKRGEPRPRPPFPAQKGLFGKPSILNNVETLANIPQIILNGADWFNSMGTEKSKGTKVFALGGKIHNTGLVEVPMGTTLREIVEEIGGGIPGGKKFKAAQTGGPSGGCIPAEHFDIPIDYDNLISIGSMMGSGGLIVLDEDDCMVDIAKFFLEFTVEESCGKCTPCRIGTKRMLEILTKITKGQATMEDIDKLEDLCYYVKNNSLCGLGQTAPNPVLSTLRYFRDEYEAHIKEKRCPAGVCKALLSYVIDRDKCRGCTLCAKNCPAGAIIGTVKNPHIIDTEKCIKCGACMEKCHFGAIYKK, translated from the coding sequence ATGTATCGTTCACACGTATTAGTCTGCGGAGGAACCGGATGTACTTCTTCCGGCAGCCAGCAGATTATGGAAACCCTAAAAGCTGAAATCGATAAAAACGGCCTCTCAGAGGAAGTCTGTGTTGTCCAGACAGGATGCCACGGCCTCTGTGCACTTGGTCCGATTATGATTGTTTATCCAGATGCCACTTTCTATGCGATGGTAAAGAACGAGGATATCCCGGAAATCGTCACCGAACATTTACTGAAGGGCCGTATTGTCACCAGGCTCCTCTACAGTGAAACCGTCACGCCGGCCGGAATCAAAGCCCTGACCGATACAGATTTCTATAAGAAACAGCACAGGATCGCACTGAGAAACTGCGGTATTATCAATCCTGAAATTATCGAGGAATATATTGGTACCGGCGGCTATGAGGCCCTTGGAAAGGTACTGACCGAGATGACTCCCGATGATGTCATCGATACACTTCTCGCCAGCGGACTGCGCGGCCGCGGCGGAGCCGGTTTCCCGACCGGCCTCAAATGGAAATTGGCAAAGGCCAATGACGCCGACCAGAAGTACGTCTGTTGCAACGCCGACGAGGGCGACCCCGGCGCATTTATGGACCGTTCCGTATTAGAGGGCGATCCACACGCGGTATTGGAGGCCATGGCCATTGCAGGCTATGCCATCGGGGCGACACAGGGATATATTTACGTGCGGGCCGAATACCCAATCGCAGTACAGAGACTTAAGATTGCCATTGCCCAGGCCCGTGAAATGGAGCTTCTCGGCAATGACATTTTCGGAACCGGATTCTCCTTCGACATCGACCTGCGCCTCGGCGCCGGCGCTTTCGTATGCGGCGAGGAAACGGCCCTTATGACTTCCATCGAGGGCAAACGCGGCGAGCCGAGGCCGAGACCTCCGTTCCCTGCACAGAAAGGCCTTTTTGGAAAACCGTCCATCTTAAATAACGTCGAGACACTTGCCAATATCCCGCAGATTATCTTAAACGGAGCCGATTGGTTCAACTCCATGGGTACGGAGAAATCAAAGGGCACCAAGGTATTCGCCCTGGGCGGCAAGATACATAATACGGGACTCGTGGAAGTTCCGATGGGAACAACGCTCCGCGAAATCGTCGAGGAGATCGGCGGCGGAATCCCGGGCGGCAAGAAATTCAAAGCCGCACAGACGGGCGGACCTTCCGGCGGCTGTATCCCGGCAGAGCATTTCGATATCCCGATCGACTACGACAACCTGATTTCCATCGGTTCCATGATGGGTTCCGGCGGCCTGATTGTCCTGGATGAGGACGACTGTATGGTCGATATCGCCAAATTCTTCCTGGAATTCACGGTGGAGGAATCCTGCGGTAAATGTACGCCATGCCGTATCGGCACGAAACGGATGCTGGAAATCCTCACTAAAATTACAAAGGGACAGGCTACGATGGAAGACATCGATAAGCTGGAAGATCTCTGCTACTATGTTAAGAACAACTCGCTCTGCGGCCTGGGCCAGACAGCGCCGAACCCGGTGCTCTCCACCCTCCGTTATTTCCGCGACGAGTATGAAGCGCATATCAAAGAAAAACGCTGTCCGGCAGGCGTATGTAAGGCTCTCCTCTCCTACGTCATCGACCGTGACAAATGCCGCGGCTGTACGCTCTGTGCCAAGAACTGCCCGGCGGGCGCCATTATCGGAACCGTTAAGAATCCGCACATCATTGATACGGAAAAATGTATCAAGTGCGGTGCATGTATGGAAAAATGCCATTTCGGCGCAATTTACAAGAAATAG
- a CDS encoding ATP-binding protein, with the protein MDDVITLQYKVSPDDFTRAGEASSDVKNKLKQLGISPSAIRKVAIAMYEGEINMVIHAKGGDITVEVSPESIKMVLADVGPGIPDIELAMKEGYSTAPDEIRSLGFGAGMGLSNMKKYSDYMDIQTELGVGTTITMIVNVA; encoded by the coding sequence ATGGATGATGTGATTACACTGCAGTATAAGGTATCTCCCGATGACTTTACGAGGGCGGGAGAGGCCAGCAGTGATGTTAAGAATAAGTTAAAACAACTGGGTATCAGTCCCAGCGCCATAAGAAAAGTAGCGATAGCCATGTACGAGGGAGAGATCAATATGGTCATCCACGCCAAAGGCGGGGATATCACGGTGGAGGTGTCGCCGGAGTCCATAAAGATGGTCCTGGCCGATGTCGGGCCTGGAATTCCCGATATCGAACTGGCTATGAAGGAGGGATATTCCACCGCCCCTGATGAAATCAGGAGCCTTGGCTTTGGAGCCGGTATGGGGCTTTCCAATATGAAAAAATATTCCGATTATATGGATATCCAGACAGAACTGGGAGTTGGAACGACGATAACGATGATTGTCAATGTTGCATAA
- a CDS encoding (2Fe-2S) ferredoxin domain-containing protein yields MKSLEELKAIREKMQNQVNLREGGAGSTRVVVGMATCGIASGARPVLTTLSNLVQEKGLTGKVTVTQTGCIGLCQYEPIVEVMEPGKEKVTYIKMNAEKAAEVVERHLIGGHPVEKYTLNSADIK; encoded by the coding sequence ATGAAGAGCCTTGAAGAATTGAAAGCAATCCGTGAAAAGATGCAGAATCAGGTAAACTTACGCGAAGGCGGAGCCGGTTCCACACGTGTTGTAGTCGGTATGGCTACATGCGGAATCGCAAGCGGCGCAAGACCTGTATTAACCACCCTGTCCAACCTGGTCCAGGAAAAGGGCCTGACGGGCAAAGTTACGGTGACCCAGACCGGATGTATCGGCCTCTGCCAGTATGAGCCCATCGTGGAAGTAATGGAGCCCGGCAAAGAAAAAGTCACCTATATTAAGATGAATGCGGAAAAAGCGGCTGAGGTTGTAGAGCGACACTTAATCGGCGGCCATCCGGTAGAAAAATATACATTAAATTCAGCAGATATCAAATAA
- a CDS encoding RraA family protein — MGNHVGRRVFLNINRPDPELVEQFRGFPSSNIGDVMERLYCTSSEIKPLNDAPLLGVAFTVKCPSGDNMMFHRAMDLAKPGDVLVVDGRGGMERALAGEIMMRYCISRGFAGVVVEGCMRDSDAVRDMDFPVYCKGITPQGPYKNGPGEINVPVCVGGQVIRPGDILVGDRDGIVVIRPEDAPEILKEVRKKFASEEKTISDYTAGRVNYEKHEELYRGKMEQADFLYIEEGER; from the coding sequence ATGGGTAATCATGTAGGGCGCAGGGTTTTTTTAAATATAAACAGGCCGGATCCGGAGCTGGTGGAGCAGTTCCGGGGATTTCCTTCCAGCAACATTGGTGATGTGATGGAGCGGCTTTACTGTACCAGCTCAGAGATAAAGCCGTTGAATGACGCCCCTCTTCTGGGCGTGGCCTTTACGGTGAAATGTCCTTCGGGAGACAACATGATGTTTCACCGGGCGATGGATCTCGCAAAACCGGGCGATGTGCTGGTGGTGGACGGACGCGGAGGGATGGAGCGCGCCCTGGCCGGTGAGATTATGATGCGCTATTGTATTTCAAGAGGATTTGCCGGAGTGGTGGTCGAGGGATGCATGAGGGACAGCGACGCCGTGCGGGATATGGACTTTCCGGTCTACTGTAAGGGAATCACTCCCCAGGGACCGTATAAAAACGGCCCCGGTGAGATCAATGTCCCCGTCTGTGTCGGCGGACAGGTGATACGGCCCGGCGATATTTTAGTGGGTGACCGGGATGGAATCGTCGTGATACGGCCGGAAGACGCCCCGGAAATCCTTAAAGAGGTTAGAAAAAAGTTTGCATCGGAGGAAAAAACCATCTCTGATTATACGGCCGGCCGCGTCAATTATGAAAAACACGAGGAACTGTACCGGGGGAAGATGGAGCAGGCGGATTTTCTTTACATAGAGGAGGGGGAGCGGTGA
- a CDS encoding ATP-binding protein, producing MMTELSLNILDVAENSTRAGAKLVRIAVEADFPSDLLTISIRDDGCGMSEEQVSQVTDPFFTSRTTRKVGLGVPFFKYAAESTGGSFIISSVPGRGTDVTATFVLSHIDRMPLGDITSTIHTLIVYHPDTDFVYTYRYNEKSFTLDTRQFREILGDLPFDSPEISSYIMEYLTENKLETDGGALY from the coding sequence ATGATGACAGAATTATCACTCAATATTCTGGATGTGGCTGAGAATTCCACAAGAGCCGGCGCAAAACTGGTTCGGATTGCGGTGGAGGCCGATTTTCCATCCGACCTTTTAACTATATCAATCCGTGACGACGGCTGCGGCATGAGCGAAGAACAGGTGAGTCAGGTGACGGATCCTTTTTTTACCAGCCGGACCACCCGTAAAGTAGGGCTTGGGGTCCCTTTCTTTAAATATGCGGCGGAAAGCACGGGCGGAAGTTTCATCATCTCCTCTGTTCCAGGCAGGGGGACCGATGTAACGGCTACCTTTGTTTTATCCCATATTGACCGGATGCCCCTCGGCGACATCACCTCAACCATACATACGCTGATTGTCTACCATCCGGATACCGATTTTGTCTACACCTACCGTTATAACGAAAAATCATTTACCCTTGACACAAGACAGTTCCGTGAGATTCTCGGAGATCTTCCCTTTGATTCACCGGAAATCTCTTCCTATATAATGGAGTATCTGACGGAAAACAAACTTGAAACTGACGGCGGCGCCCTCTATTAG
- a CDS encoding MATE family efflux transporter translates to MNKNREELFETSPIGRAVLTLAVPTVLSSVVTVLYSLADTYFVGMMNNPVQTAAVALAAPMLLAFNAVNNLFGVGSSSMISRALGRKDYKTVRESSSFGFYGAFFCGALFALLTTVFRGPLLALLGADSVTGIPTGGYLNWTVTVGAVPAILNVVMAYMIRSEGSALHASIGTMSGCLLNIVLDPVFILPWGLNMGAVGAALATCLSNCFALVYFLVYLFARRKTTCISISPKSLKLSREIITGVCSVGIPASIQNLLNVTGTTILNNFTASYGATALAAMGICQKVNMVPMYVAMGLSQGLMPLISYNYASGNRKRMKEALFFAEKLALSFLVTVTIIFYFSAGTLTRFFIEDAETVAYGTHFLRGFCLALPFLCVDFMAVGTFQAVGMGKESLFFAISRKVILEIPLLYLLNRFFPLYGLPFAQVIAEVILAVLSVFVLARFLRKSGAIGHSS, encoded by the coding sequence ATGAATAAAAACAGAGAAGAGTTATTTGAAACCAGCCCCATCGGCAGGGCCGTCCTGACCCTTGCGGTCCCGACTGTCTTAAGTTCGGTCGTCACCGTTCTCTACAGCCTTGCCGACACCTATTTTGTGGGTATGATGAACAATCCGGTCCAGACCGCCGCGGTAGCGCTGGCAGCCCCCATGCTGCTTGCTTTTAATGCGGTCAATAACCTGTTTGGGGTCGGCAGCTCCAGCATGATCAGCCGGGCTCTCGGCAGAAAGGACTATAAGACCGTCCGCGAGAGTTCCTCCTTCGGGTTCTACGGCGCGTTTTTCTGCGGGGCGCTTTTTGCCCTTCTCACCACCGTCTTTCGCGGCCCTCTTCTCGCTCTTTTGGGCGCCGATTCTGTCACCGGAATCCCTACCGGCGGCTATCTGAACTGGACCGTTACCGTCGGCGCCGTCCCTGCCATCTTGAACGTCGTGATGGCCTATATGATCCGGTCGGAGGGTTCCGCGCTCCACGCCAGTATCGGAACGATGAGTGGCTGTCTTTTAAATATTGTGCTGGACCCGGTTTTCATACTGCCCTGGGGACTTAATATGGGCGCCGTCGGAGCCGCCTTGGCAACCTGCCTTTCCAACTGTTTTGCCCTGGTTTATTTCCTGGTCTATCTGTTTGCGAGAAGAAAGACCACCTGTATCAGCATCTCCCCGAAGTCGCTGAAGCTGAGCCGTGAAATTATAACGGGGGTCTGTTCCGTCGGCATCCCCGCCTCCATCCAGAACCTTTTAAATGTGACGGGAACGACGATTCTTAACAACTTCACCGCCTCCTACGGCGCCACCGCCCTTGCGGCCATGGGAATCTGTCAAAAGGTGAACATGGTGCCGATGTATGTGGCAATGGGACTGTCCCAGGGTTTGATGCCTTTAATCAGCTATAACTACGCCAGTGGCAACAGGAAGAGGATGAAAGAGGCGCTCTTTTTTGCAGAAAAGCTGGCTCTGTCCTTTTTAGTCACCGTGACCATAATTTTTTATTTTTCTGCCGGAACACTGACACGCTTTTTTATTGAAGATGCAGAAACCGTCGCTTATGGAACCCACTTTTTAAGGGGCTTCTGTCTGGCGCTCCCTTTCCTCTGCGTGGATTTCATGGCGGTCGGCACCTTCCAGGCCGTGGGAATGGGCAAAGAATCGCTGTTTTTTGCCATCTCCCGCAAGGTAATTCTGGAAATTCCCCTGCTTTACTTACTGAACCGCTTTTTCCCGCTCTACGGGCTTCCTTTTGCCCAGGTGATTGCGGAAGTCATTCTGGCCGTCCTGTCGGTCTTCGTGCTGGCCAGGTTCTTAAGAAAATCCGGGGCAATCGGTCACAGTTCCTGA
- a CDS encoding PIG-L family deacetylase, with amino-acid sequence MTTIFEKPSILVVAGHIGDFVWRSGGVIARYAQEGSAIKLIIVSDGLRGEANDYWKTEGANAEEGLKRRRAEGAEAARILGVEEAEFWGLPDYPMTGADGCVEKLAHEIREFRPNLIITHSAFDAFNPDHNTVHQLVQKAHAAATGAGFRDGLEVSPRQTPIFGFEPHITEISEFKPVVYVDITEVFEIKSRAMKVFSTQPGMYAAYKRKAEVRANEASGRGSRPGCKYAEAFSIYHPIAASGGFVW; translated from the coding sequence ATGACTACTATTTTTGAAAAACCGAGTATCCTGGTTGTTGCCGGCCATATTGGAGATTTTGTATGGAGAAGCGGGGGAGTGATAGCGCGCTATGCACAGGAGGGAAGCGCCATTAAGCTCATCATCGTGTCCGACGGGCTGCGCGGTGAGGCGAATGACTACTGGAAGACGGAAGGGGCTAATGCGGAGGAAGGATTAAAGAGACGGCGCGCGGAGGGAGCCGAGGCGGCCAGGATACTGGGCGTGGAGGAGGCGGAATTCTGGGGACTGCCGGATTATCCGATGACGGGGGCGGACGGCTGTGTTGAAAAACTGGCCCATGAGATAAGGGAGTTCCGGCCGAATCTGATTATCACTCATTCTGCCTTTGATGCATTTAACCCGGATCATAACACGGTCCACCAACTCGTTCAGAAAGCGCATGCCGCAGCAACCGGAGCCGGTTTCCGGGACGGGCTGGAGGTTTCGCCCAGACAGACGCCGATTTTCGGCTTCGAGCCCCATATCACGGAAATCAGTGAATTTAAACCGGTTGTCTATGTCGACATTACAGAGGTGTTTGAGATAAAAAGCCGCGCGATGAAGGTATTTTCCACACAGCCCGGAATGTATGCCGCCTATAAGCGTAAAGCGGAGGTGCGGGCCAATGAAGCGTCGGGCCGCGGAAGCCGGCCGGGCTGCAAATATGCGGAGGCATTTTCCATCTATCATCCGATTGCCGCTTCCGGCGGTTTTGTGTGGTAA
- a CDS encoding NAD(P)H-dependent oxidoreductase subunit E: MSHKKEGVCFTCTPEQEAALKKVIADLKDTDGALMPILQHAQEIFGYLPIEVQTMISDETGIPLEKIYGVTTFYSQFSLQPKGQYRVSVCLGTACYVKGSGEIFKKIEELLGITNGECTPDGKFSLDSCRCVGACGLAPVMMINDEVYGRLTVDDIPAILAKYE, from the coding sequence ATGTCCCACAAAAAAGAAGGCGTATGCTTTACCTGCACTCCAGAACAGGAGGCCGCTTTAAAGAAAGTCATTGCCGATTTAAAGGACACAGATGGCGCTTTAATGCCTATTCTGCAGCATGCGCAGGAAATCTTCGGTTACCTTCCCATCGAAGTGCAGACGATGATTTCCGATGAAACCGGCATTCCCCTTGAAAAGATATACGGGGTAACCACATTCTATTCGCAATTCTCCCTGCAGCCCAAAGGCCAGTACCGGGTTTCTGTCTGTCTTGGAACCGCATGTTACGTAAAAGGTTCCGGCGAAATTTTCAAGAAAATCGAAGAACTGCTTGGCATCACAAACGGAGAATGTACCCCTGACGGCAAATTTTCACTGGATTCCTGCCGTTGTGTAGGCGCCTGCGGCCTTGCCCCGGTTATGATGATAAATGATGAAGTTTACGGCAGACTGACTGTGGATGACATTCCGGCCATCCTTGCCAAATATGAATAA
- a CDS encoding DRTGG domain-containing protein, producing MTVEDARRVLGARVLVGEEYLDREVRTACGADMMSDVLAFSKDHSILLTGLCNPQVIRTAEMLDIVCIIFVRGKKPDQLMLDLAKETGLVIMETGHRMFSACGMLYEAGLRGGAI from the coding sequence ATGACCGTAGAAGACGCACGCAGGGTCCTGGGAGCGAGGGTCCTGGTTGGGGAGGAATACCTGGATCGGGAAGTGAGAACTGCCTGCGGCGCAGATATGATGAGTGATGTACTTGCATTTTCCAAGGATCATTCCATTCTTTTGACCGGACTCTGCAATCCACAGGTTATCAGGACGGCCGAGATGCTGGACATCGTCTGTATTATCTTTGTCCGCGGGAAGAAGCCGGATCAGCTCATGCTGGATTTGGCAAAGGAGACCGGCCTTGTTATTATGGAGACGGGACACAGGATGTTTTCTGCCTGCGGCATGCTCTATGAAGCAGGCCTGCGGGGAGGTGCAATCTGA
- a CDS encoding [Fe-Fe] hydrogenase large subunit C-terminal domain-containing protein, with product MDKFYHSVRLDPELCKGCINCIKRCPTQAIRVRNRKAQINSKFCIDCGECIRVCPHHAKLALYDPLDSLKQYEYTVALPAPSLYSQFNNLDDVNIVLNGLVLMGFDDVFEVSAAAEMVSEATREYIAANYSGAPFISTACPSVVRLIRVKFPNLISNLLPLKPPIEVAAQLAVKKAMEKTGLPREKIGIFFISPCPSKVTYVKSPLGTDKSEVNRVLAIKDIYPQLISYMQTVDAKAPDMMESGKIGVGWGRRSGEAGGLFTESYLAADGIENVIRVLEDMEDQKFSNLKFVELNACNGGCVGGVLTVENPYVAEVKLKWLHKYMPVSRSHLDEDARNCVNWTQPVEFEPVFNLGNTMMESFSRFNQVERICKKLPGLDCGSCGAPTCKALAEDIVRGEADEKDCIYHLRENLHKLSEEVTIMADCMIDGENFGDEAVYVLRECVHKIADEMSRLEKNARRIEDDLKQSD from the coding sequence ATGGATAAATTTTACCATTCCGTTCGTCTGGACCCGGAGCTTTGCAAGGGATGCATTAACTGCATCAAGCGATGCCCCACCCAGGCAATTCGGGTGAGAAACAGAAAAGCGCAGATAAACAGCAAGTTTTGTATTGACTGCGGCGAGTGTATTCGCGTATGTCCGCATCACGCTAAGCTGGCTCTTTATGATCCGCTGGATTCGTTAAAACAATATGAATATACGGTGGCCCTTCCGGCTCCGTCGCTGTACAGCCAGTTCAATAACCTGGACGACGTGAATATTGTGCTGAACGGCCTGGTTCTGATGGGCTTTGACGATGTATTTGAGGTGAGCGCGGCCGCCGAGATGGTCTCGGAAGCGACGCGGGAATACATAGCGGCCAATTATTCGGGTGCGCCTTTCATCAGCACGGCCTGCCCTTCGGTGGTACGCCTGATAAGAGTGAAGTTTCCTAATTTAATATCAAACCTGCTCCCCTTAAAGCCGCCGATCGAGGTGGCGGCGCAGCTTGCCGTCAAGAAGGCGATGGAGAAGACGGGACTGCCCAGGGAGAAAATCGGCATTTTCTTTATTTCTCCGTGTCCGTCTAAGGTGACATATGTAAAATCACCACTGGGAACGGATAAGAGCGAGGTGAACCGGGTGCTGGCGATCAAGGATATCTATCCGCAGCTAATCTCCTATATGCAGACGGTCGACGCGAAGGCGCCGGATATGATGGAGTCGGGGAAGATAGGCGTAGGCTGGGGAAGAAGGAGCGGGGAAGCCGGCGGCCTTTTCACGGAGAGCTACCTGGCGGCCGACGGAATTGAGAACGTAATCCGTGTACTGGAGGACATGGAGGACCAGAAATTCTCCAACCTTAAGTTTGTGGAATTAAACGCCTGCAACGGAGGTTGTGTCGGCGGCGTCCTGACGGTGGAGAATCCCTATGTTGCGGAAGTTAAATTAAAATGGCTCCATAAATACATGCCGGTTTCCAGGAGCCATCTGGACGAAGACGCCAGGAACTGTGTCAACTGGACCCAGCCGGTGGAATTTGAACCGGTATTCAATCTGGGGAATACGATGATGGAGAGCTTTTCCAGGTTTAACCAGGTGGAGCGGATCTGCAAGAAACTCCCCGGGCTGGACTGCGGCTCCTGCGGCGCGCCGACCTGTAAGGCGCTGGCGGAGGATATTGTGCGCGGCGAGGCGGATGAGAAGGACTGTATTTACCATCTGAGGGAGAATCTCCACAAGCTGTCCGAAGAAGTGACAATCATGGCGGACTGTATGATCGACGGGGAGAACTTTGGCGACGAGGCCGTCTATGTGCTCCGCGAATGTGTCCATAAAATTGCCGACGAGATGTCGCGTCTTGAGAAGAATGCCAGGAGGATAGAAGATGACCTTAAACAATCTGATTGA
- a CDS encoding PHP domain-containing protein, whose amino-acid sequence MMNLFYDLHLHSCLSPCGNDDMTPYNIAGMAAVKGLDVIAVTDHNSCKNCPAVLAAAGEYGILAIPGMEINTSEEVHAVCLFKTLEAAMEFDAYVYGHLIPVANREDIFGKQEIYDCSDCVCGHVENLLINSTDISFEGLWKLVRSYGGVMFPAHIDKPTNSLISNLGFIPVDSRFTAAEIADMGKYHTLKKSNPYLEKCIILSDSDAHYLEDIHEPRLTLSVEERSVEAVVDALLGIKKS is encoded by the coding sequence ATGATGAATCTGTTTTATGATCTGCACCTGCATTCCTGCCTCTCGCCCTGTGGAAACGATGATATGACGCCCTATAACATAGCGGGTATGGCGGCGGTCAAGGGGCTGGATGTGATTGCCGTGACCGATCACAATTCCTGCAAAAACTGTCCGGCGGTGCTGGCCGCGGCCGGGGAGTACGGCATCCTGGCCATCCCTGGGATGGAGATTAACACATCGGAGGAAGTTCATGCGGTCTGCCTTTTTAAAACTCTTGAGGCGGCGATGGAGTTTGACGCCTATGTCTACGGGCATCTAATACCGGTTGCGAACAGGGAGGATATATTTGGAAAACAGGAGATTTATGACTGTTCCGATTGTGTCTGCGGCCATGTGGAGAATCTCCTTATCAACAGCACCGACATTTCTTTCGAGGGCCTGTGGAAACTGGTGCGCTCCTATGGAGGCGTCATGTTTCCCGCGCATATCGACAAGCCGACCAACAGCCTGATTTCCAACCTGGGCTTCATTCCCGTGGACAGCCGTTTTACTGCGGCGGAGATAGCGGATATGGGGAAGTACCACACGCTTAAAAAGAGTAACCCCTATCTGGAAAAGTGCATCATTTTAAGCGATTCGGATGCTCATTACCTGGAAGACATCCATGAGCCGCGGCTGACGCTTTCCGTGGAAGAGCGGTCGGTGGAGGCGGTGGTGGATGCGCTGCTCGGGATTAAGAAAAGCTGA